ATGTCAATTATGAGTCGATCGTGTGGTAAATATAGAGAGAGATCGATCATGATTCACGAGACAAACAGAAAAAGAAAATGACATCTTTCTGATATGCTAAATACCTGGCAAATCTGTTTTTCGCttgtaatattataaataataattatattaataattaattaataataataataatattaataataataataataataataataataataataatattactaataataatatcaaagtaataaaaagtaATAAAGAAAATACTGATATGATAAGAATAATAAATAAGAATGGAAATTTTAATGAAAAgctaggtttaataataattaataataatgatgataataactataaaaatgataataataataatattaataatattaatatcataataatactaagaaggataatgatactaaaaattttAAATATCATGctaattttagtaatcaagttaataataatatatttaataatccTAATTAAATTTATACTTTTACTAATACAATgatattagtaaatataataataacattaatattatcatttatctttagtcatcatgaaaataataatactcatattaataactatatttttaacttgtaattacttttataatttattaattgtatcatatttacttattacataatgtattgaatctttaatattttaacagataatatcaatatatttaatattacttatgtatagaattcatgtatatacacacacacacacacacatatatatatatatatatatatatatatatatacacctaaatgttcatgaatcgttgagcatagtcaaagggtaactaattatccgaatatagatttcaaactttctagactcaacattacagattttgcttatcgtgtcggaaacatataaagattaaggtttaaatttggtcggaaatttcagtGTCGttacacattttaactgagtcgttaagtcatcgttagtcgttacatgtaaatgttgatttgaaacctttaagttaacgatcttgttaaatgttgttaacccaatgtttattatatctaatgagatgttaaattattatattatcatgatattatgatatattaatatatcttaatatgatatatatacatttaaatgtcgttacaacgataatcgttacatatatgtctcgtttcgaaatccttaagttagtagtcttgtttttacatatgtagttcattgttaatatacataatgacatgtttacttatcatttatcatgattaaacatagtgtaataatatcttaatatgattcatatataattagtaagacgttgttataacgataatcgttatatatatcgtttcgagtttcttaattcaataaactcaattttatgtatataactcattgttaaaatacctaatgagatacttacttatcataatatcatgttaattatatatataatcatatatatgtcatcatatagtttttacaagttttaacgttcgtgaatcaccggtcaacttgggtggtcaattgtctatataaaacctatttcaattaatcaagtcttaacaaatttgattgcttaacatgttggaaacacttaatcatgtaaatatcaatttcatttaatatatataaacatggaaaagttcgggtcactacatccgtatatattatattaagatccATGAATTAATATTTACTTAACTTActtcataaataattatatattgcaTACAAAATTTTATTCTTTGaattttttacatttttttttgcTGTAAACACTATATTTGGTAATTGAATTTATGCATGCATGATAGCTTAGTTTGATTGAAAGTAATCTTATTTAGAAAGTGTGTGATATTTATTACTTAGAGATAATTTATGCATGTCTTAATTTTCCTTTTATCATTAATGTTTAAGCATTTAAGTATCAAATACATAAGCTttgaattaataaattaataaattaataaataaaataagtaaGATTATATTGCAATAATATGCAATAATCGGTTTTCAAAATATTACGGAGTATCTTTTGTAATTAATGTTTAAACATTTATGTAGGCAAtacattttttataataaaataagaaataagatagGGGTAACatttattaaaaaataattaaatgcaaaatatatatttatatttttcattatataaTCAATTCAATGTGTATACACCGTAGTTAAATTCAGGTCGAAGAATTAATGCGAAAAAGAATTTCGCTCGATAACTTAATTGTTGTTTAATAGTAGAGATGATCGGTGCATTAAACAACTATACACGttaattgaaaaagaaaaaaaagaaaccaAAAAGGACAGATCGATACGTATAAAAAAACAAAACTAAACGTCGCTTTTTACCTAAGGTATGAAACACCTATACTCTCCACTCGTATTAGTATAGTATACATTATAATTAAAAATTGAAATAAGCATTTCGAAAGTAGCTACTACATccttcataattcaatagtctataGACAAAAACACACAATTTAAGAAAAATAATTATTAAACTGTTTTTTTAACTATAGAGTTCTACATCATACTTTATACTCATTTTtttgttttgatttaaattaaggGTGTAAAAGAATGTTATCTCATAATCCTTATGTATTTGTGTAATCGAATTCTTAATTTGACTAGCCCAACAAGAAAAACTGAACTCCTAAGTCAGTGTCAGGAcgtaaattaaaataaattatttatTCAACAAATATAAATAAAGAGAgcatgttattattactaaaaagtcaaacaaagtcaatgtGATTATATATCTTTAAATATTTTAACCTCCACTGTATGGCTAGCAATGTCGTTTTAAGCACCAATGCATTTAACATTTCATTAGAGGAAAAAAGTTTCATTTCTattagtatatgtatataatataatgtCGTTTAAGCACTAGTGCATTCAACATTTCATTAGACGAAATAAAGTTTCACTTTTattagtatatgtatatactatataATTCTATTTTATATTTACATACTATTTTTATAAAATCATGtagaaacattaatatttaatgttTGTTTTGAGTTTGCAGACAAATCTCGTTATCACAATCACACCATTTCTCCACTAGCGAATAAAATTTTTAAGTGACGAATGTTTGAATATACAAAAACTTAAAAAAGCACACTTGAGTTATATATAATTTTAATGTTTTTAACACTATATACATGAGATTAAAATTATAGTTATAACACATAAGATTTATATAACCTGCTTTATAATaaagtatagatatagatatagatatagatgtatgtatttatagatagatagatatatgtatagatatacacgaagtatatttatttatttatttatatttatatattatattatatattaatattaattaattatttaattaattaattatattaaattgCATTAAAGGACTTCTTTTGTCTTTCACTATAAATAACCTTTGTGATTTGTGAAGAGAGCATAGTGCGCCCACTTGTTTTTAGAGTTCCTAAATTCCCCCCTTTTTAAAATGTTTAGAAAAGAAATATAACAAGCCCTAATTTCACTCTTTTTGCAGTCTCTGTATCTGCAATTCAACTTCGTTCTAACTTCTGTTTTATTTTCTTTCACTAAAAACCAACCGTTGTAATCGTTTCAACTAAAATCATGCTGAATTTCTAGGGTTTTCACAAGTTGTTGTATAATTCTTTCACAAATTGATGCTTTTTGGTTAGTTTTGTTAGGGTTTTAAGTTGTACGAGTAGGTTTAGGGCAAAATTGACTGATTTTTGTGACAAAATCACAAAATTGAGTGAGGTGATTTTGAAAATGGTGACGGCAGATGTTGACCTTGAGCTTAGGCAACAGCTCAAGGAAGCAGGAAATCAGCTTTCAAACCCCCCGGAACCTGTTGATGAACTGTTACACCTACTTGATGTAAGTCTTCATTTTTAAAGTTctgtttttaattttaatttaatttaattcacTTTAGGGATATGGATTTATGAATATGTTTCTATAAAACTAGATTTTGTTGAAATTGAAAAATTGTATGATTATAAGTGATAAATTACTTGCCTTTCTGATTTGAAGTTGATATGAATGTTTTAGGTGTGGAGTTATACATTAGGTTTGGAAATTTAGATGAATTATACTTGTTAAAATATACCGAAATAAACAAGGATGTTTTTGAGTTATAATAAAAAAATTCAAACAGTAAGCTTTTAAGTTTGTGAATCTGCGATTATTGTCTATGTAGAAGTCTGAGTGTGGAACCATGATTTAAGTTATGCATGACTGTAGGTGATAATTATGTGCCTTAATGATCTGAAGTTGATATAAATAGATTATTAGATGACGTAAACCGGTTAAAATGGACTGTATGTGCCTTAATTATCTGAAGTTGATATAAATATATTATTGGATGACGTAAACCGGTTAAAATGGAGTGTGATTCGACTGTAATTGAATGTATGTGTAAGTGTAGAATTGGGCATGAATGTATCAAGAATTTAAGGTAAGTGAGCTGTACCTAAAAAAGGATGAAAGCTATTATTGATGTAGTTGTTTAACCTAATGACGCGAGTATGCAATATTTGATAATATCTAGAGGTATACAAAGATTTTAATTCAAAGTATGCATTACTACACAAATGGACATGAATGTGTTAGTGTTAGTTAAGCTCAATGTAGAAATAGATAAGTACAATGATTTCCGCAGTTATGTAACCTGCTGACGCATTTTGATTAGAATGTCGATATGCAATATTTGGTTGGATTTAGATGTACGTAAAGACTAATGCGTGTTTAATAGGGTTACTAGATTCGTATCTATATCTGCGATCTGCTAATTATATTATCTATAGGTATTTTGGGTAAGTTTGCAGATTATGAAACAGGGGATAAAGTGAATCTGTTATGGAGATGTAATATAAGATTGTAGATTAACTACTCACAGATAATATTAGGTACATTGGaatagatataaaaaaaaaaaaaaagattgtagATTAACTACTCACAGATAATATTAGGTACATTGGAATAGATATGAGTTTTATATGTATACCTTAATAGATACATGTTTTGTTTCATCTGTGTATTTCAGCAAACGGAGAAGCTTCTTGGGATGGTTGACCAATCACCTAATAAACAAATGCAAGAAGCACTAAACGGACCAATAAAGGCATTAGTTGATGATCGTTTACTTAAACATTCAAATATGGATGTAAAAGTTTCAGTGGCTAATTGCATTTGCGAGATAACAAGAGTTACAGCTCCCGAAGCCCCGTATTCGGATGACGAAATGAAGGTATAATTAATCAAACAAAATAGTCTGTTTTAATGTTTTTGATCAATAGATTAATGTTATTTATGCTTTTATATATATAGGGTTATTTCCAATTGGTTGTTTCTTCGTTTGAGGATTTATGGGACGAGTCGAGCAGATCGTATAACAAAAGGCTCTCGATTCTTGATATCGTTTATAAAGTTAGGTCATCTCTTATAATGCTTGATCTTGAATGCGATGCGTTAATTGTGGACATGTTTAAACACTTCCTGAAGTCAGTAAGGTACAATATAATACATAGTTTGTTTGTTTATTCGATTTCTACTTTTGTACATGTTACTATAATATTTGTTTCGTTTTTAATTTCAGGGACCATCATATCGATAAAGGATTTTCATTAATGAAGAATATAATGTGTCTCGTTATCGAAGAGAGTGAGGAAATCTCAGATGATTTGCTCAATACACTACTTGCGAGCGTTAAAATTGACAGTGAGGTATAGGGTTTAATTTCACCTTGattttcctttttttttctttttcttttttttttttaccgtttacTATTTCTATACAGGGAGTTTTACCGGTGGCTCGTAAACTGGGAGAAGAAGTAATAGAAACGTCCGCAGTTATACTCCGACCGTACCTTAAACAAGCTGTAAAGCGTTTAAACGATTACAGTCATGTGTTGACGTCTGTATGTGAAGGAACAAGTAATCCAAGCAAACATAATGATGAGAATGCTTCATTGCTTAATAAGGTATGATTTTAAAGTTACCTAATTTTTACTTGTTGTTTGCTTTTTTTTGTTGTTGtaattatatacctatatatgtTCAAATGTTGAATGTTTTAGAAACCGAGTAATATATGTTTTTGACACGTATGTTTGATATAACGCAGACTGACGAAACCAAGCTTGCACCAGCTTCTGACAATTCAGTTCAGGTATAATAATTTGACCTTTTTTTTCTATTATTAATTAAATTGTTTAAATCTTACTTATAAGTTGAGTTGATACAAATTTCTCATTTAGGTTATTAGCAATGGAAATGTGGGAACCAGTAATGATGAAGTTTCAGATAAGGAGTCAAAGAAACCCGAGGAAGCCATTGACCTTGACCATTCTAATGACAAGAAGACTAGCCCGGTTATTGAAAAGTCAACATTAACGGAGTCAAAACTTGTACCGACGTCCAACCAGACAGAAAACGAATCAGTTGAACCATCTGATTCTGCTGATCGAAATGATGTAGAAATTGAGGCCGTGGATCATCCGTTAAAAAATGCAAGTCCGTTGAAGGAACCCGAAACCATTAATGCGGGGCCCGTATCCCACGGCATGGATACTATTAAGAAAGGCGTTAGGTCAAAGAAGAAGAGCTCGGATCAAACTGCTGCTGAACCTTTAACGAATGTTGTTTTGACAAAAGCACCTGAAGTGTTGAGTGACGTAGAAATGAAGTCTCCGAAACGTGTGAGAAAGAAGACGTTGAAGGCCGAGGATAATAATAAACCTTCGGTTAAAATTGGTTCTGATGCAAAACTTGCTGAAAAAGTAACTGAAGAAACGAGTGATGCAGAAATGGTTTCTCCGAAACGTGCGCGAAAGAAGACTCCAAAGGTTGCGGAAACGAAGAAAAAACCGAGCGAGAAAGTCAACCAGGTTGACTCGGAGTCAACGCAGGGTAAAAAGTCGGGTAAGAAAGTGGCTACTAGTGGTTCAGATGATGAACTTTTGAAGAAGCCAAGTAAGAAAGTGGATACGGTTGACTTAAAGTCAAAGGCGGTAGAAAGTTTGACTAAGGAAGCAGGTGGGACGGATTTAGTTTCAGATATGGAGGTTGTGAAAAGTCCAAGTAAGAAAGTGGATGGAGTTGACTCAGGGTCAAAGGTGGTCAAAAGTCAGGGTAAGGGCGTGGGTGGTAAAAGATCAGGGTCAAAGAAGGGTAAGGCGAACGATAAGAAAACGGAGGGTGGAGATTCAAAGTCAAAGAAGTCAAAACAAGGTGATAAGAAAGTGGATACTGAAAATAAAGAGGAAGAAACTGAAAATAAGGTGATCGTTAAGCCAATTGAAGATACTGAAAATAAAGATGAAGAAACTGATTCTGAAGCTACAATAGTTAAAGTGCCTGAAAATGTAGACGAGCAAACTGATTCTGACGACAAGTTAATTAAGTTGTCTGCTAAAAAAGTTAACGAAAACAGTTCCGAGGTTAAATCTTCGTTAAAGAAGAAACCCGTTGTTAAATCTACGTCAAAGAAGAAAGTCGGTAAAACTGTTGAAGAGAAAATGGAAACAAAACCCGTGTCTGATGACGATGATGTAAGATATTTATTGAAGAAGATTCTTTTCCTTTTTTTGTTAGTTTGTTTCCAGTAAAGTGAGTtttatttttaaatgcttttttttttgttttttgttttttgtttttaggGTATGGATGTTCCGATAAAGTCGGCGCTAAAAACAGTTAACAAAGGAGGCAAGTTGAAGGAAACACAAGCAAGTTCTTCAAAACGGAAGAGATCTGTTGCTAAAAAATCTAAAGTAAATATTCCTAACTCCCGTTAGTTATTTTTATTGTTTTTTCATTAATTAAAATctaacggtttgaaagttacgtccTCACAGGTTGCAGAGTGTGTAAAATATGATGGTAGCCTAATTGGTAAAAAGGTGAAAGTTTGGTGGCCTGATGATGAGATGTAAGTCACATCCATATTTTCAGTTCATTAATAATATCGTTTTCATGCAATATTGCTCACGTGTACATCTTTATGTTTAGGTATTATGAAGGTGTTGTTGCATCTTTTGATGCTACCGAAAAGAAGCATAAGGTCAGTCATTTCAATACTTgctacatatttaactttaagttCTCGGTGTTGGTCTGTTTTATGTATTGATGTGAATACGATACACAGGTATCGTATCTTGATGGAGAAGAGGAAATTTTGAATCTCAAAGATGAAAAATGGGAAATTATTGAAGAGTATTCTGTACAGAATGAGGTTAACTTCATGCTAACTAACACctgatactcttattattattattatttattatttatttattatatcgtgCTGATGCAGTTTAATTGACAGGAGAATGCTGTAGAAGGTGAAGCCCAAAATACCGATGTTGTTCTTGAATCGTATGTGTTACTTCTTTACagtttcttatttatttatttatttatttattcatgatatgattattttgtaacttgtaattaCCTATGTGTTGCTTCAGACCTGTAAAGAAGAAAGCAAAGAAAACTTCTGGACCATCTGCAAAACGGTGCATTACCTTTTCTTGATCTTGAATctgaatttatatattaataattgttgtaaaagtcggccaagTCGTATAACGTCTCGGTTAGGGGACGAGCCCGTCCCGATTCGCTCAAAAACAACTTAAAAGTCAGGTCAAAGTCGGGTTGAGTCGGCCGAGTCGGGTCTAAGTCGGACAAAGTCAAAGTTGggtaaaaaaatttatattttttaaaaatcaattttgtgCCATATATCTCTGTATGAAATATTTACATTTTATGTTTGATATACTTATGTGTAATATATAtgttcaatttatttatttattactagaaagtcaacgttggtcaacgcccAACTCGTTCCTTCAAGCAGGGGCAAAAGTAGTGTAGGCGGGGGGGCATATGCTTCCGGTCAATTTCAAATTTGTAGTGCAATGGATTTTTTCATTTTGCCCCAGTGGATGTTTTTCTTGCCCAAAAGTTTTAATATgttgcccaaaaacctccatattttgcccagaaGTCTCCATATTTTTTTTCCCAAAAAAAGTTGCTACGCTTTTAAAAAATTTCGTCCCTTGAAAAAATTCTGGTTCCCTGCCACTGCCTTTAAGGTCCTGACTGACTCGtctccgactcgcgacttttataaCCTTGATGTTAAATATTGATTACATTATCTATAACCTTGATATTAAATATTGATTACATTATCCAAGACTTTAACATTTTTGCGCTATGTTTATAGATTGGGAGGTGGCAAAAAAGGTGAAGGCAAAGTTGGTAACAAATCCAACTCGAACGAGACTGAAAAGACAAAGAAAGACGAACAAAAATCTCCAACTGTCCTGAAAACTTCACCTCTTGTGTATAAATCAAAGGGTCGTAAGAATAAGAGTAAAGAAGTTGATACTGAACCGAAAGATGATGCTAAAGATGGTGCTAAGGAACCAGTCAGTGTGGTGGAGAAGTCAACGGGTCCCAAGACCGGGTCGAAGagtggacagaagagaaagaaGACTTAATGTGTGATCGGGATCTTGTACCGTATGATTGTGACATAATAGTTTTAAATATCAGTAGCGGTTTTAGGGTGTAACTAGAGTCATCATGTTTAAGTAACTAATTTATGATACAAtggtttttctttttatgtttactTTTATGaatttggtggtggtggtggtggtggtggtggtcatCATGTTGCTAATTGTGGTGTTTAAAACACTCAACAGTTTACAACTTAAATTTGCAGGAAGGGAATCAATATTGAACTTCATGTGTCATCTCAGGTGATTTAATTAGTCCAGGTGAATATGCTTCTATTTTGGTTTTGACTACATATTTTTGTTTACTGTACCATAGGGTCAAAATGCTAAATCTTATTATTCTTTGCCAAATAAGTAATTTGAATTTTTAACTTTTTGTGATGAGTTTGACCTTTTTACAAAACTGCTTATTTCTCCGATTCTGTGTTTTTGCAAAATGATTACGGAGCATTTTTCTTCTTCAGTTTTTTTTCTTCTTCCAGCATTGCATTTTTATTTTCAATTTCATGCCGCCCGAGAGCTAAATAAAATTGATTGTAACGATCTAAAACGTACCGAGTATTTTACACCTGAAAGTATCATGTACATGCAATAAAACTCTTCAAAAGTCAACCTTTTACGCCACTAATTTTAGATCCGCATTGCACATTTGATGCTCCTCTCTAACGTTGGCCTTGCCATTTGCCAACGTGAATTTTACTCGAACATATATATTGTGCCAATTCCCGAACTTGAGTCGACAATTTTTTGATTAAATAGGTGACCTCAACACTGCTAGACCAATAACCTTTTGGTAAATCTTTCTGAGGTATTTACCCGAACCCATCTTTTATCTACATAAATCACAAGCATAAATCCACCACGTGTCAGT
This window of the Rutidosis leptorrhynchoides isolate AG116_Rl617_1_P2 chromosome 7, CSIRO_AGI_Rlap_v1, whole genome shotgun sequence genome carries:
- the LOC139860319 gene encoding uncharacterized protein, which gives rise to MVTADVDLELRQQLKEAGNQLSNPPEPVDELLHLLDQTEKLLGMVDQSPNKQMQEALNGPIKALVDDRLLKHSNMDVKVSVANCICEITRVTAPEAPYSDDEMKGYFQLVVSSFEDLWDESSRSYNKRLSILDIVYKVRSSLIMLDLECDALIVDMFKHFLKSVRDHHIDKGFSLMKNIMCLVIEESEEISDDLLNTLLASVKIDSEGVLPVARKLGEEVIETSAVILRPYLKQAVKRLNDYSHVLTSVCEGTSNPSKHNDENASLLNKTDETKLAPASDNSVQVISNGNVGTSNDEVSDKESKKPEEAIDLDHSNDKKTSPVIEKSTLTESKLVPTSNQTENESVEPSDSADRNDVEIEAVDHPLKNASPLKEPETINAGPVSHGMDTIKKGVRSKKKSSDQTAAEPLTNVVLTKAPEVLSDVEMKSPKRVRKKTLKAEDNNKPSVKIGSDAKLAEKVTEETSDAEMVSPKRARKKTPKVAETKKKPSEKVNQVDSESTQGKKSGKKVATSGSDDELLKKPSKKVDTVDLKSKAVESLTKEAGGTDLVSDMEVVKSPSKKVDGVDSGSKVVKSQGKGVGGKRSGSKKGKANDKKTEGGDSKSKKSKQGDKKVDTENKEEETENKVIVKPIEDTENKDEETDSEATIVKVPENVDEQTDSDDKLIKLSAKKVNENSSEVKSSLKKKPVVKSTSKKKVGKTVEEKMETKPVSDDDDGMDVPIKSALKTVNKGGKLKETQASSSKRKRSVAKKSKVNIPNSLTSSQVAECVKYDGSLIGKKVKVWWPDDEMYYEGVVASFDATEKKHKVSYLDGEEEILNLKDEKWEIIEEYSVQNEENAVEGEAQNTDVVLESPVKKKAKKTSGPSAKRLGGGKKGEGKVGNKSNSNETEKTKKDEQKSPTVLKTSPLVYKSKGRKNKSKEVDTEPKDDAKDGAKEPVSVVEKSTGPKTGSKSGQKRKKT